From Nicotiana tabacum cultivar K326 chromosome 22, ASM71507v2, whole genome shotgun sequence, one genomic window encodes:
- the LOC107777449 gene encoding uncharacterized protein LOC107777449 produces MALWMEAGSEPKTEKELADLDAISALKQSTAVELKEKGNEYVKTGKKHYSDAIDCYTRAINQNALSDTEQSILYSNRAHVNLLLGNYRRALLDAEDATKLNPSNFKALYRAAKASFSLNLLAEAKEFCERGLQLSSSNEELKKLARQIDIQKSEKEQRDAEVSKAVSSAKALVSAFETRRLKIEKAMYQELTGQKKPTLDRNNILHWPVLLLYPEVMSSDFIEDFCETDMFSAHLDMMFSEGCPPLPWDKENAYTRDAIELYYEACAGVCLSKRDILRSLLEGTAASHVEGFGNEENGSAQSSTKGGISQADAPRWVKINEKRTLYDVLKEPSFVVTGIPVFWVVSRKSSFHKDFKSGNWAPPELA; encoded by the exons ATGGCGTTATGGATGGAGGCAGGTTCGGAACCAAAAACTGAGAAAGAATTGGCTGACCTCGATGCTATCTCCGCTCTCAAACAGTCTACAGCTGTTGAACTTAAG GAAAAAGGCAATGAATATGTCAAGACGGGCAAGAAACATTATTCGGATGCTATTGATTGCTATACGAGGGCAATAAATCAGAATGCTTTAAGTGATACTGAACAGTCAATTCTCTATTCAAATAGAGCTCATGTCAATCTTCTCTTGGGAAATTATAGACGTGCACTCCTGGATGCAGAAGACGCAACCAAATTAAATCCAAGTAATTTTAAG GCACTTTATAGAGCAGCAAAAGCATCATTTTCTCTGAATCTGTTGGCTGAAGCAAAAGAGTTCTGTGAGAGAGGTCTTCAACTGTCGTCATCTAATGAAGAACTGAAGAAGCTTGCTAGGCAGATTGATatacaaaaatcagaaaaggaacAGCGTGATGCTGAAGTGTCTAAAGCAGTATCTTCTGCTAAG GCCCTTGTTTCTGCATTCGAAACTAGAAGATTGAAGATTGAAAAGGCGATGTATCAAGAACTCACTGGACAAAAAAAACCAACATTAGACAGAAATAATATTCTTCATTGGCCCGTTCTTCTTCTGTATCCAGAGGTTATGTCCAGCGACTTCATAGAGGACTTCTGTGAGACTGACATGTTTTCAGCTCATCTTGATATG ATGTTTTCAGAAGGTTGCCCGCCTCTGCCATGGGATAAAGAAAATGCTTACACTCGTGATGCTATTGAGTTGTATTATGAG GCTTGTGCTGGAGTCTGTTTATCCAAGCGAGATATTCTTCGCTCTCTGCTTGAAGGAACAGCTGCTTCTCATGTGGAAGGCTTTGGTAATGAGGAGAATGGTTCTGCTCAGAGTTCAACCAAGGGTGGCATTTCGCAAG CGGATGCTCCTAGATGGGTCAAAATTAATGAGAAAAGAACACTTTATGATGTTCTAAAGGAACCGAGTTTTGTTGTTACTGGAATCCCTG TGTTTTGGGTTGTCTCAAGAAAGTCCAGCTTCCATAAAGACTTCAAATCTGGAAATTGGGCTCCTCCAGAACTGGCATGA
- the LOC107777450 gene encoding alcohol dehydrogenase class-3: MATQGQVITCKAAVAWEPNKPLVIEDVQVAPPQAGEVRVKVLYTALCHTDAYTWSGKDPEGLFPCVLGHEAAGIVESVGEGVTEVQPGDHVIPCYQAECRECKFCKSGKTNLCGKVRAATGVGVMMNDRQSRFSINGKPIYHFMGTSTFSQYTVVHDVSVAKIDPVAPLEKVCLLGCGVPTGLGAVWNTAKVEPGSIVAVFGLGTVGLAVAEGAKAAGASRIIGIDIDSKKFDRAKNFGVTEFINPKEHEKPIQQVIVDLTDGGVDYSFECIGNVSVMRAALECCHKGWGTSVIVGVAASGQEISTRPFQLVTGRVWKGTAFGGFKSRSQVPWLVDKYLKKEIKVDEYITHNMTLTDINKAFDLMHDGSCLRVVLDMFV; the protein is encoded by the exons ATGGCTACACAAGGTCAAGTCATCACCTGCAAAG CTGCGGTGGCCTGGGAACCCAACAAGCCTCTGGTGATCGAGGATGTGCAGGTAGCTCCACCGCAGGCCGGTGAAGTCCGTGTTAAAGTTCTCTATACTGCTCTCTGCCACACTGATGCTTATACCTGGAGTGGCAAG GATCCTGAAGGTCTCTTCCCATGTGTGCTTGGTCATGAGGCTGCAGG GATTGTAGAAAGTGTCGGTGAAGGAGTGACTGAGGTTCAGCCAGGGGACCATGTTATACCTTGTTACCAGGCTGAATGCAGAGAATGCAAGTTCTGCAAATCAGGAAAGACCAACCTTTGTGGTAAAGTAAGGGCGGCTACTGGGGTAGGAGTTATGATGAACGACCGCCAGAGTCGATTTTCTATCAATGGAAAGCCAATCTATCATTTCATGGGAACTTCAACCTTCAGTCAGTACACTGTTGTCCATGATGTTAGTGTTGCAAAGATTGACCCAGTAGCTCCTCTGGAGAAAGTCTGCCTTCTTGGATGCGGTGTTCCAACCG GCCTTGGAGCTGTTTGGAACACTGCAAAAGTTGAACCAGGTTCCATTGTTGCTGTCTTTGGCCTGGGCACAGTTGGTCTTGCT GTGGCGGAGGGTGCAAAGGCTGCTGGTGCTTCGCGAATTATTGGGATTGATATTGACAGCAAAAAGTTTGATAGAG CCAAaaattttggtgtgactgaattCATCAACCCCAAAGAGCATGAGAAACCAATACAGCAAGTCATTGTGGATCTTACAGATGGTGGTGTTGATTACAGTTTTGAGTGCATTGGAAACGTCTCGGTTATGAGGGCTGCTTTAGAGTGCTGTCACAAG GGGTGGGGAACCTCAGTGATTGTGGGTGTTGCTGCATCTGGTCAGGAGATATCCACTCGTCCATTTCAGCTGGTGACTGGCCGTGTCTGGAAGGGAACCGCATTTGGTGGTTTCAAAAGCCGTTCACAAGTTCCTTGGCTCGTGGACAAGTATTTGAAGAAG GAAATCAAGGTGGATGAATACATAACTCATAATATGACGCTTACGGACATAAACAAAGCTTTTGACCTGATGCATGACGGGAGCTGTCTCCGTGTTGTACTGGATATGTTCGTATGA